GCGCTGATGTCGCCGCGGGCGAGTGGCCGCGTCAGGTGCTATCCAATGGTCGCGAGGCGGCAGGAAGCGTGTTGGCGGTGATCGGCTTTGGTGGTATCGGCCAGCTTGTGGCGCGGCTTGCGCGGGGCCTTGGCATAACGGTGGTCGGCTATGATCCGCAGCAGCCCGCGGACGCGCCATGCTGGCACGAAACCGGCGCGCGCTGCATGGCGCTTGATGAAGCACTCGCCGCCGCCGATGCCGTCACGCTGCATGTCCCGCTGACCGATGCCACGCGCAACCTGCTCGACACCACGCGCATCGGCCTGCTGAAACCCGGCGCGATCGTGATCAATACGGCGCGGGGCGGTACCATCGATGAAAGCGCACTCGCTGCTGCACTGCAAGAGAAACGGCTCGCCGGCGCCGCGCTCGATGTCTTCGCCGATGAACCCCTGCGCGCCGGTTCGCCTCTTGCGGCCGCGCCGAACCTGATCCTCACGCCGCATATTGCGGGGCTGACGGTGCAATCGAACGAACGCGTGAGTTCGCTCGTAGCGGCACGGGTCGCGGCTGCGCTTACAGAGTGAATATCCACAATCTCAAAGGAATGATCGATGGCCCGACTGCTTCCCGAGGCGCTCACCGCGCTTGCTGTTGACTCGCTGCTTGCCGCCGGCGCGCTGCCCGCGACCGCGCAATCGACAGCCCGTGCGCTTGTTTATGCTGACCAGCGCGGGTTGTCGTCGCATGGCGTATCGCGTCTGCCGATGTATTGTGCGCAACTCAGGAACGGCCGCGTTGATCCTTTGGCGCGACCGGGCATCGTTTCGGATCGCGGCGCGGCCGTGCTGGTCGACGGCGCGGATGGGCTCGCCTATCCCGCCTGCGATCTCGCGATCAGCGCGTTGATTGAACGCGCGCGGCAGTTCGGCAGTGCGGTGGCGGGCGTCAGGCGCAGCCATCATTTCGGCGTCGGCGCGGCGCATTTGCAGGCGCTCGGCGCGGCGGGCATGGTCGGTCTCGCGTTCAGCAACTCGCCGGCGGCCATGCCCGCGTGGGGCGGCCGGCGCGCGCTCTTCGGCACCAACCCCATTGCCGCCGTCTTCCCGCGCCGTCAAGGGGAACCGCTGGTGATCGACCTCGCGCTCTCGCAGATTGCGCGCGGCAAGATTGCCATTGCCGCCCGTGACGGCAAGCCGATTCCTGAAGGCTGGGCGACCACCCGCGACGGCCACCCGACGACCGATGCCCGGGCTGCCCTCGATGGCATGATGCTGCCGTTCGGCGGGGCGAAGGGCGCGATGCTGGCGCTGGTTGTCGAGTTGCTGGCGGCGGCGCTGACCGGCGCGAACTTCGGTTACGAAGCCGGTTCGTTCCTGACGGAGGAGGGCGAGCGTTCGCGTATTGGTCATTTATTCTGGGCGATCGATCCGGGCGCGCTGGCCGGTGACGACACCTATCTCTCGCGCGTGGAAACGCTGATTGAAATGATGCTCATGGACGACGATGTCCGGCTTCCCGGCTACCGGAGAGAACGTCTTGCCGAAGCGTCGGAGCAGGAAGGCGTTGATGTTCCCGACGCACTGGTCGCGCAACTGAAGGCAAATTGAAACCATCAGCGTAGCGGATAGTTCCTCTCACAAATGGCGATTTCCCTTTAGAACCGGCGGCGATTAGGATGGTCAGGATTGGATCGGTAGCGCCTGGACATACCAGAAGCAGCGAGGGAGACCCAGCATGGAACATCACGCACGCACGCAGGACGAGCGGCTCGAGATCAAGACGACCACTTGCTACATGTGCGCTTGTCGCTGTGGCATTCGCGTGCATTTACGCGAAGGCGAAGTGCGTTATATCGATGGCAACCCGGAACACCCGCTCAACCAGGGCGTGATCTGCGCGAAGGGGGCGTCGGGCATCATGAAGCAGTATTCGCCCGCCCGGCTCACGCAGCCATTGATGCGCCGAGCGGACGCCGAGCGTGGCAGCGCGCAGTTCGAACCGGTCTCGTGGGAAGTCGCCTTCGATATCCTCGAAAAACGCCTTGCCGGAATCCGCGCCACCGACCCAAAGAAGTTCGCGCTCTTTACCGGCCGCGATCAGATGCAGGCGCTCACAGGCCTCTTCGCCAAACAGTTCGGTACGCCTAACTATGCGGCTCACGGCGGTTTTTGTTCGGCGAACATGGCGGCCGGCATGATCTACACGATCGGCGGCTCGTTCTGGGAATTCGGCGGTCCCGATCTCGACAGCGCCAAGCTGTTCTTCATGATCGGGACGGCGGAGGATCATCATTCCAATCCGCTGAAGATCGCCATCTCGAAGTTCAAGCGCGGAGGCGGACGCTTTATCGCGATCAATCCCATACGCACCGGTTACGCCGCCATTGCCGACGAATGGGTACCGATCAAGCCCGGCACCGACGGCGCGCTGTTCATGGCGTTTCTCCACGAGCTAATTGCTGCCGACGCCTGGGACCACGAGTTCGTGCAGCGCTATACGAACGCAGCCGACCTCGTTGACCTCAACGAAGAGAGCGAGAACTTCGGCCTGTTCGTGAGCGACCCGGATACACCCGCGGGCAATCCGCTATTTCCGCAAAATCATGCATGGTGGGATACCGAAGCGGCGCGCGCCGTGCCACATCATTCACCGGGGGTGACACCCGCGCTCGACGGCCGCTATACGCTCGGGGACGGCACGCCCGTTGCGCCGTCGTTCACGCTGCTGCGTGAGCGCGTGGCGGATTGCACGCCCGAGTGGGCGGCTGATATTACGGGCATTCCCGCCGCCACCATCCGCCGTCTCGCGCAGGAGATGATCCAGACGAGCCGCGATCACCGGATCACACTGCCCATTCGCTGGACCGACGCGTGGGGCGAGACGCACGAAACCGTCACCGGCAACCCCGTCGCGTTTCATGCCATGCGCGGGCTCGCTGCGCACTCCAACGGCTTCCAGTCGATCCGTGCGCTCGCGGTGCTGATGTCGCTGCTGGGCACTATCGACCGGCCCGGCGGCTTTCGACATAAATCGCCGTTTCCGCGTGCCGTGCCGCCATCGGCGAAACCGCCGAACAGCCCCGACGCCGTCAAGCCGAACACGCCGCTCGCGACCGGACCGCTGGGCTGGCCCGCGGCGCCGGAAGATCTTTTCATCGATGAAAACGGCGGCCCCGTTCGCATTGATAAAGCGTTCTCGTGGGAGTACCCGCTTGCCGTGCATGGTGTGATGCATAGCGTGATCACCAACGCGTGGCGAGGGGATCCGTACCCAATCGATACGTTGATGATTTTCATGGCCAACATGGCCTGGAACTCGTCGATGAATACGACGAAGGTGCGCGAGATGCTCGTCGACAAACACGCGAACGGTGACTACAAGATTCCGTTTCTCGTGGTGTGCGACGCGTTCCAGTCGGAGATGACGGCGTTCGCCGACCTCATCCTGCCGGACACGACTTACCTTGAGCGCCACGACGCGATGTCGATGCTCGATCGCCCGATCTCCGAGTTCGATGGTCCTGCCGATTCCGTGCGCGTACCGGTTGTGCCGCCTTCGGGCGAATGCAAGCCGTTCCAGGAAGTGTTGATCGAACTGGCGTCGCGGCTGAAGTTTCCGGCCTTTACAACGGCGGAAGGCACGAGGCGCTATCGTGACTATCCTGACTTTGTCGTCAATTTCACGACTACACCTGATTCTGGAGTGGGTTTCCTGATTGGATGGCGTGGCAAAGACGGCGATAAGGCGCTGGTCGGCGAGCCGAATCCGAAGCAGTGGGAGCAGTACGCGAAGAACAACTGCGTGTTCCATTATGTGATGCCGGAAGACTTGCAGTACATGCGCAACTGCAATGGGCCGTATCTGGACTGGGCGGTGAAAAACGGTTTTCGCAAGTTCCGCGAACCCATCGTCATCCAGCTTTATTCCGATGTCATGCAGAAGTTTCGTCTCGCGGCGCAAGGGCGAACGAAAGGGCGGCAGCCTCCCGATCACTTGCGCGAGCGCGTCGAAAAATACTTCGATCCGCTGCCGTTCTGGTACGCGCCGCTTGAGAGCAATTCGACCGACCTTGAGCGTTTCCCGCTCGCCGCTGTGACGCAACGGCCGATGGCGATGTATCACTCATGGGACTCGCAGAATGCGTGGCTGCGTCAGATCCATGGCGAGAATTATCTCTACATGAATCCGTTGATGGCGGCTGAGAAAGGCATTGCGGACGGCGGCTGGATTTATGTTGAGTCGCAATGGGGCCGCGTGCGCTGCATGGCTCGCTTCAGTGAAACGGTTGAGCCGGGGACGGTGTGGACCTGGAATGCGATCGGGAAGGCGTCGGGTGCATGGAGCCTCGGCCCGGACGCAAACGAATCGCAACGTGGTTTCCTGCTCAATCACCTGATCACTGACGAATTGCCCGGCACGGATGAAGCGGACCAAGCCGCCGGACGTGTCTCGAACTCGGACCCGGTGACAGGGCAGGCTGCGTGGTATGACGTGCGCGTGCGGATCTATCCGGCTGAGGCCGACGCGCAGCACACGCTGCCGCAGTTCGACGCCATGCGTGCGCTGCCGGGTTCAAACGGTGTGATATCGCGGATCGTGCAGACCTACTTCGCAGGGCAAGGCGAATTTGCGGCACGGCTGCGCGGCGCAGTAGGGCGCAAGTAGCGACTACAAGAAGCAAGGGGGTATGCAATGACTCAGATGGCGCTGGTGATCGACCTGAACGTTTGCGTGGGATGCCACGCTTGCGTGACGAGTTGCAAGGAGTGGAATACTTCGGGCGAGTCGGGCAGTCTTGCCGACCTGAATCCCTACGACGCTGATCCGTCCGGCACGTTCTTCAATCGTGTCCAGAGCTTCGAGGCGGGCAGTTATCCGAACGCCGAGACCATCCATTTTCCCAAGTCATGCCTGCACTGCGAGGACCCGCCGTGCGTGCCGGTGTGTCCAACCGGTGCGAGCTATAAGCGCAAGGAAGACGGGCTCGTGCTGGTGGACTTCGATAAATGCATCGGCTGCAAGTACTGCGCGTGGGCGTGTCCGTACGGTGCACGCGAACTCGACGAAGAGCGCAAGGAGATGACGAAGTGCACCTTGTGCGTGGATCGTATCCATGACGAAAACCTCTCTGAGCGAGATCGACAACCTGCGTGCGTGCTCGCGTGTCCGACCTCTGCAAGATTGTTCGGGGACATTCACGATCCCGAATCCGTGGTGTCGAAGGCGATCAAGGAACGCGGCGGTTATCAGTTGATGCCTGAATGGGACACGAAGCCCGCGAACCACTATTTGCCGCGTAAGACGACGTCGGCTTCGGGCTGCGGGGAAGGCGCGTGCTCATGCAAGACGGCTTCCGCTGAGTCCATGCCGCAAACGGTGGACGCGCAACTTGAGCGTGGGCAATTGCATCTTGCGTCGATCGCGACGCGCATCTAAAGGACTCCGCAATGAACCCCGCTTTCTCAGTTGTCTTTCTCACCACGCTAAGCGGCGCGGCGCAGGGCCTGCTGATCGCGCTTGTCGGCGTGGAGGCAGCCGCGCATCTCGGTCTTCTCGCAGCGCCGTCAACGGCGTTCTATGTCACGGGTGCGGCGTTGTCGGTGGTGCTTGGCGGACTCGGTCTCATCGCATCGTTCTTCCATCTCGGGCATCCTGAACGCGCGTGGCGGGCGGTCGCCATGTGGCGAACCTCGTGGTTGTCGCGTGAATGCCTCTGTCTGCCGGCGTTTCTCGCATGCGCGTTTTTCTACGGCGTCGCGCACTGGTTCGGCTCGCCGTGGTCGCTCGCAATAGGGGCGCTTGGTGTGCTCGCGAGCGCCGCGCTGTTCGTTTGCTCGGCCATGATCTATGCATGCTTGCGCTTCCTGCAGGAGTGGGCCACGCCGCTCACGCTGGCCAACTTCGTCCTGCTTGGCTGTGCGTCCGGGTTCACGCTGGTCACCGCTTTAAGCGCATGGTTCGCGCCCGCACTCACAGTGGGTCTTGCCGCCTGCGCGTGCGTGCTGACGCTTGCGGGTTGCGCGAGCCGGTCGGCATCGCTCGTGCGCAATGCACGACTGCGGCCCAAGTCCACCGTGCAGAGCGCGACGGGGATCAAGAACGCCAAGGTCGTGCAGGTATCGCGCGGCTTCACTGCCGGCGCATTCAATCTGCGCGAGTTCTTTCACGGTAAATCGGCGGGCACGCTGCGCGGGATCAAGTGGGGATTTCTTGCGACGGCGTTCGTTGCTCCCATTGTGCTGATGGCATTGGGCGCAGGCGTGCATTCGGTCGGCATCTCGGTCGCGCTGTTGGCCGCGGCGTGTCTCGTGCAGTACGCAGGCCTGGTGGCGGAACGATGGTTCTTCTTCGCCGAGGCGAAGCATCCGCAGAACCTGTATTACGCGCGAGTGGGATGACGAGCGAGATGGCGCCCGGCTTAGTGGTGGAGGCGCGGTCGTACCGCGCACGATCGACTCGATCGGCAGGCATTGGCAGGCGCCACGTTGACGCTCGCGGAAATTTCGCTGTCACGCACATACTCCTGCTGGATGGCGGTGCATTCGGTGATCTCGCGTGGGTGGACCAGGCCGCTCCAGCGTGGAAGCCAGGCGTTCGAGCAGTTGCTACAAGGCTTTATAGGGTCGAGAAAAGTGATCTTGTTGCGGGAGTAGCGCGGCGCCGGTTGCCGTGGGTCTGATACAAGACAAAAAAGGCCGTACGCGTGCCTGAAAATAACGATCCACGGCCGACCACTACAGCGGAGCAGATCGCTCCCGGAGCAACAAGTATTCAGTTGCTTCCTTCAGAACCATGCATGCGCAACGATCGGCGGGATGTTGAACCGCTGGATCATTTTGTGCGCTCAAACCACGCGTGAAATATTGCGTAAGGCCTTGAGAAGGTCGCCTCCTTTTCGATCGGTTCATTCGCTCGAAAACTAGGATCATCCCCTTAACGAACTCAGCCGTCAGGCATGCGCCCAAGGAACGTTCTTGTATAGGCGATGGCGGACCGCGCTTGGGGCAGACAGGCATCGGAAACTAAGCGATGAAACGTGAACATTCACGCGTCATCAGAAGTGCTTCCGGGGGGCAGCGTGCGACCGTTTCGTTCCGAGGCCACTGCTGAAAAGGCTGAGCCGGGCGAATGGCAGGCATCGTGTTCGATCAGCGCAACTTCAACGATGGATCAACGGGGGCAGGTATGACAAGGTCAGGAAAATTGGAATCGAAGCTGTTCAACGTGAGGCGTGCTACCGGGACCGCCACGCTTGCATTACTGCTGTTGGGCGGAGGCTTTTCCGGATCCGCGCAGGCCGCGAGCTTCCATTGCGGCAAGAAGGTCTCAAGCTCGGAAAAGCTCGTTTGCAACGACCCCGAACTGTCGTCTCTCGACGACAAGCTGGCGATCGCCTACAAGCGCGCGAAAGACGTTACGCCCGATACTGCAGCGTTTGAGGACGACCGCGTCAAGCAGTGGCAATGGCGTCAACACAACTGCAAGGACAAGGCCTGCGTGACCAACTGGTACAACCGTCGCATCAGTGAGCTCGACGCGGACTTCGATCAGGGAACCGAGAACCAGGTTACCGTGCTTAAAGCCAGCCTCGCTGAGCAAAATCTGGCGCCCCCGGCTCAAGCCGCCGTGTTGAGGATAAAAGGCGACGCAGGTTCCTTGTCGATGCAATAGCGTGCGGACGCTGCTTGTCTAATGAGGGTTT
This window of the Caballeronia sp. SBC1 genome carries:
- a CDS encoding molybdopterin-dependent oxidoreductase, yielding MEHHARTQDERLEIKTTTCYMCACRCGIRVHLREGEVRYIDGNPEHPLNQGVICAKGASGIMKQYSPARLTQPLMRRADAERGSAQFEPVSWEVAFDILEKRLAGIRATDPKKFALFTGRDQMQALTGLFAKQFGTPNYAAHGGFCSANMAAGMIYTIGGSFWEFGGPDLDSAKLFFMIGTAEDHHSNPLKIAISKFKRGGGRFIAINPIRTGYAAIADEWVPIKPGTDGALFMAFLHELIAADAWDHEFVQRYTNAADLVDLNEESENFGLFVSDPDTPAGNPLFPQNHAWWDTEAARAVPHHSPGVTPALDGRYTLGDGTPVAPSFTLLRERVADCTPEWAADITGIPAATIRRLAQEMIQTSRDHRITLPIRWTDAWGETHETVTGNPVAFHAMRGLAAHSNGFQSIRALAVLMSLLGTIDRPGGFRHKSPFPRAVPPSAKPPNSPDAVKPNTPLATGPLGWPAAPEDLFIDENGGPVRIDKAFSWEYPLAVHGVMHSVITNAWRGDPYPIDTLMIFMANMAWNSSMNTTKVREMLVDKHANGDYKIPFLVVCDAFQSEMTAFADLILPDTTYLERHDAMSMLDRPISEFDGPADSVRVPVVPPSGECKPFQEVLIELASRLKFPAFTTAEGTRRYRDYPDFVVNFTTTPDSGVGFLIGWRGKDGDKALVGEPNPKQWEQYAKNNCVFHYVMPEDLQYMRNCNGPYLDWAVKNGFRKFREPIVIQLYSDVMQKFRLAAQGRTKGRQPPDHLRERVEKYFDPLPFWYAPLESNSTDLERFPLAAVTQRPMAMYHSWDSQNAWLRQIHGENYLYMNPLMAAEKGIADGGWIYVESQWGRVRCMARFSETVEPGTVWTWNAIGKASGAWSLGPDANESQRGFLLNHLITDELPGTDEADQAAGRVSNSDPVTGQAAWYDVRVRIYPAEADAQHTLPQFDAMRALPGSNGVISRIVQTYFAGQGEFAARLRGAVGRK
- a CDS encoding Ldh family oxidoreductase, translating into MARLLPEALTALAVDSLLAAGALPATAQSTARALVYADQRGLSSHGVSRLPMYCAQLRNGRVDPLARPGIVSDRGAAVLVDGADGLAYPACDLAISALIERARQFGSAVAGVRRSHHFGVGAAHLQALGAAGMVGLAFSNSPAAMPAWGGRRALFGTNPIAAVFPRRQGEPLVIDLALSQIARGKIAIAARDGKPIPEGWATTRDGHPTTDARAALDGMMLPFGGAKGAMLALVVELLAAALTGANFGYEAGSFLTEEGERSRIGHLFWAIDPGALAGDDTYLSRVETLIEMMLMDDDVRLPGYRRERLAEASEQEGVDVPDALVAQLKAN
- a CDS encoding 4Fe-4S dicluster domain-containing protein, giving the protein MTQMALVIDLNVCVGCHACVTSCKEWNTSGESGSLADLNPYDADPSGTFFNRVQSFEAGSYPNAETIHFPKSCLHCEDPPCVPVCPTGASYKRKEDGLVLVDFDKCIGCKYCAWACPYGARELDEERKEMTKCTLCVDRIHDENLSERDRQPACVLACPTSARLFGDIHDPESVVSKAIKERGGYQLMPEWDTKPANHYLPRKTTSASGCGEGACSCKTASAESMPQTVDAQLERGQLHLASIATRI
- a CDS encoding DmsC/YnfH family molybdoenzyme membrane anchor subunit, with the translated sequence MNPAFSVVFLTTLSGAAQGLLIALVGVEAAAHLGLLAAPSTAFYVTGAALSVVLGGLGLIASFFHLGHPERAWRAVAMWRTSWLSRECLCLPAFLACAFFYGVAHWFGSPWSLAIGALGVLASAALFVCSAMIYACLRFLQEWATPLTLANFVLLGCASGFTLVTALSAWFAPALTVGLAACACVLTLAGCASRSASLVRNARLRPKSTVQSATGIKNAKVVQVSRGFTAGAFNLREFFHGKSAGTLRGIKWGFLATAFVAPIVLMALGAGVHSVGISVALLAAACLVQYAGLVAERWFFFAEAKHPQNLYYARVG
- a CDS encoding lysozyme inhibitor LprI family protein; this translates as MAGIVFDQRNFNDGSTGAGMTRSGKLESKLFNVRRATGTATLALLLLGGGFSGSAQAASFHCGKKVSSSEKLVCNDPELSSLDDKLAIAYKRAKDVTPDTAAFEDDRVKQWQWRQHNCKDKACVTNWYNRRISELDADFDQGTENQVTVLKASLAEQNLAPPAQAAVLRIKGDAGSLSMQ
- a CDS encoding NAD(P)-dependent oxidoreductase, whose amino-acid sequence is MKKIVISEFMDEAAVDTLRQRFQVRYDATLVDHPERLAADLADAHALIVRNRTQVSAELLQIAAHLSVVGRLGVGLDNIDMSACAARNVAVFPATGANAQAVAEYVIAATLMLLRGVYLRSADVAAGEWPRQVLSNGREAAGSVLAVIGFGGIGQLVARLARGLGITVVGYDPQQPADAPCWHETGARCMALDEALAAADAVTLHVPLTDATRNLLDTTRIGLLKPGAIVINTARGGTIDESALAAALQEKRLAGAALDVFADEPLRAGSPLAAAPNLILTPHIAGLTVQSNERVSSLVAARVAAALTE